DNA sequence from the Schlegelella aquatica genome:
CCTGGTACGCGGGCTGGCCTTCGAGGTGCTGTCGGTGCTCGGGTGGGTGGTGGCCTACGTCGGCGCCCAATGGGCAACGCCGCGAATCGCGACAAGCATTCCGGTCGGGTCGCCCGGCTCGGCGCTCAACCATGTGGCCACCTTTGCGTTGATCTTCGTCGCTGTGCTGTTTCTGTGGGCGGTGCTGGCCTGGCTGGTCAAGAAGCTGGTCCGCGCCAGTGTGCTGAGCACGGCGGACCGCGCGCTGGGGGCCGCCTTCGGCCTGCTGCGCGGTGTGCTGATCGCCCTGGTCGCGGCCTCGCTGGTGATGTGGACGCCGCTGGCACGCAGCCAGGCCTGGCAGACCTCGCACGGTGCGGCGTGGCTGCAGCAGATCATCGCAGGCATCAAGCCGCTGATGCCGCGCGAACTCGCGCAGCACCTGCCTTGAGTCCTCGGGCCCCCGGCGCATCCGTGGGGCCAGCCATTTCGCGAAGGAT
Encoded proteins:
- a CDS encoding CvpA family protein, producing the protein MELGWVDWALLALLLLSTVVGLVRGLAFEVLSVLGWVVAYVGAQWATPRIATSIPVGSPGSALNHVATFALIFVAVLFLWAVLAWLVKKLVRASVLSTADRALGAAFGLLRGVLIALVAASLVMWTPLARSQAWQTSHGAAWLQQIIAGIKPLMPRELAQHLP